From the Kallotenue papyrolyticum genome, the window TGCCGAAGCAGTGCACGAGTATCATCAGCAGATGAAGACCGAAGCGCAACGCCGGCTGGATGCGCTGTACCAGGGCTTTCAGGCGATGCGCGCTGCCGGGTTGCCGGTGGACTGCCTGGCGCCGCAGGGTGCGATCTACCTGTCGGCGCGGCTCGACCTGCTAGGCCGCAGCTTCGATGGTCGCTCCTTCACCTCCAACGACGATATTCGCCGCTTTGTGTTGGAACAGGCCGGCTTCGCCGTGGTGCCCTTCGATGCCTTCGGCTTCCAGGGCGAGCCCGGCTGGGTGCGCCTGTCGGTAGGTGCGGTCTCGCTCGCCGACATCGAGAGCGGTCTCCAGCGCCTGCATCGGGCGCTGGAGCGCGTGCGCTAGCCGTCACGCCAGCAAGCCACACCGCTGTGCGCCGGGGACGTTCCCGTTCAGGGGATGTCCCCGGTGTGGCGACGGCATGCGCTCTGCTGCAACGGGTTACGTATTCCCGACGATGATTGTGTGCTCCATCATCGCCGGTTGCTGATCAAGGAGGCAACGCTATGGCTCAGCAACAGGTTGTGGGATGGGAGCCGCCCCGCATCGCGTCGGAGCGCTCCGCACTGGGCGTGGCCCGCAGCATCCTCGAAGAGCTGTTCGGGCCACCTGGGCAGCGCGGCTTTGCCGTACGCTACTGGGACGGCAGCGAGGAACGGCCGGCACAGCCGGCAGCCTGGACGTTGGTGTTGCGCCGGCCGGGCGCGTTGCGCCGCATGCTCTGGCCACCAACCGATCTGACCTTGGGTGAGGCCTACCTGCGCGATGATTTCGACATCGAGGGCGATATCGTCGCCGCGGCGGGGCTAGCCGACCACCTGCTGACACGGCTGCGCTCGCCGCGCCTGGCGACGCGGCTGCTGGTGGAACTGCGCCATCTGCCGCAGGATGATGCGCCGCCGCCCGCGCCGACGCGTCGTTTCGAGCAGCCGTGGTGGTTGCCGCGCCACGCGCGCCGCCGCGATGCCCAGGCTGTGCGCCACCACTACGACGTGGGCAACGACTTCTATGCGCTGTGGCTCGACCGCCGCATGGTCTATTCCTGCGCCTACTTCCCGACCGGCGCCGAAGACATCGACGCGGCACAAGAAGCCAAGCTGGAGCTGATCTGCCGCAAGCTGCGCCTCCAGCCGGGCGAGCGCCTGCTGGACATCGGCTGTGGCTGGGGCGGGCTGATCATCTACGCCGCCGAGCGCTATGGCGTCGAAGCGCTGGGCATCACCCTCAGTCACCAGCAGGCCGCGCTGGCGCGTGAGCGCATTGCCCAGGCCGGCCTCGAGGGACGCTGTCGCGTCGAGGTCTGCGACTACCGCGAGCTGCGCGGTCTGCGCTTCGATAAGGTGGTCAGCGTGGGCATGTTCGAGCACGTCGGCGCCGCCAAGCAGCCGATCTATTTTGCCAAGGCTTATGAGCTGACGCGCCCCGGCGGGCTGTTTCTGAACCACGGCATCGTGACCCGCCGCTGGTGGCGCTCCGAGGCGGAGCGCGTCGGCTGGCGCGTGCTGGGGCCGCACACCTCCTTTGTCCAGCGCTATGTCTTTCCCGACGGCGAGCTGGTGCCGATCGGCGAGGCGGTGCAGGTGGCCGAGGCTGCCGGCTTTGAAGCGCGCGATCTGGAGAACCTGCGCGAACACTACGTGCTGACGCTGCGCCACTGGGTACGCCGCCTGGAG encodes:
- a CDS encoding class I SAM-dependent methyltransferase; the encoded protein is MAQQQVVGWEPPRIASERSALGVARSILEELFGPPGQRGFAVRYWDGSEERPAQPAAWTLVLRRPGALRRMLWPPTDLTLGEAYLRDDFDIEGDIVAAAGLADHLLTRLRSPRLATRLLVELRHLPQDDAPPPAPTRRFEQPWWLPRHARRRDAQAVRHHYDVGNDFYALWLDRRMVYSCAYFPTGAEDIDAAQEAKLELICRKLRLQPGERLLDIGCGWGGLIIYAAERYGVEALGITLSHQQAALARERIAQAGLEGRCRVEVCDYRELRGLRFDKVVSVGMFEHVGAAKQPIYFAKAYELTRPGGLFLNHGIVTRRWWRSEAERVGWRVLGPHTSFVQRYVFPDGELVPIGEAVQVAEAAGFEARDLENLREHYVLTLRHWVRRLEQHHDTAARLVGETTYRIWRLYMAGSAHAFQSGRIAVTQLLLSRPDATGRTHLPLTRADIYAA